The following nucleotide sequence is from Cicer arietinum cultivar CDC Frontier isolate Library 1 chromosome 2, Cicar.CDCFrontier_v2.0, whole genome shotgun sequence.
NNNNNNNNNNNNNNNNNNNNNNNNNNNNNNNNNNNNNNNNNNNNNNNNNNNNNNNNNNNNNNNNNNNNNNNNNNNNNNNNNNNNNNNNNNNNNNNNNNNNNNNNNNNNNNNNNNNNNNNNNNNNNNNNNNNNNNNNNNNNNNNNNNNNNNNNNNNNNNNNNNNNNNNNNNNNNNNNNNNNNNNNNNNNNNNNNNNNNNNNNNNNNNNNNNNNNNNNNNNNNNNNNNNNNNNNNNgagagagagagagagagagagagagagagagagagagagagagtccTTTGTATTGCTAAGCTAAAAAGCAGGAGGAGACCGGCCATCAAATTATTGGTCTTTCACATCAGcctattaataaataaatatcttcAAAACATAAGCAAATTATTCAGATTGTACCTAATATAAAGTTAATCAATTAAACTTTCGAATTAAGAAGGTTGTTTATGGTTAGTGACCAATGAAAAGAGTCATGATCTTCAAAAGGGTATCATAGATGATCAGGACCATCTAATAAATTGGGATCCTCAAAAGTTACACGGTCAAAGAATCTCAACTGTTGGATAAAGATCAAAAGTTATCGTTTAATCTTTCATTCAACGGCTGAGATCCTCTCACCACGGAGCATTCGGGTCCAACATCAAATCCCTCCATCaccctcttttcttttttttgactGAAAAAGAGATTCCTCAAGGCTCAAGGCATGTGAAATGGAACACCAAGGGAAGAAAGCGGGGGGGGTCCTGCAACGTGTACTTGAATAACACTTTCCAAACATAATTAATAAGATCTAACTGGCGATCATTCCACATTCAGAAAAACGAAGGACATGGTCCAATGCATATTCTGGCATTTATTAACCATCTCACAATTGCTAAACAACAGCAATAAATTCTACAGTCAGATGCAAAAGCAACACATctgaaaatgaaaacaaaaataaaaacattaaggaTACATATAAGTTTTGTATCAGTCTTGGGGATTGGATTCTTTCCACCTAAAGCTTAAAACTAACTATCATTTGAATCCAAATAAAGAGACTAATTCCTTACAAAGTGAATAGTTTTTTGGTTCTCAACTAGTATGGTATGATAGAAAAATTAGGGAACATCACCTCTTCACACCTTCTATTTTGTGATCCCTCTGAATCTTCTCTCCATGTACCTTCTATTTGAGACCaaggaaataaaataacaattactaACCAATCCAGAGTAGCGTAAGCTTTCTATTTCCCCTTGCCCCGGCGGCATCTTTCTGCTACGATAAATTGAATATCAAAGAAAAACAATAACTGTAGGACTTCATCTTCTGCAACATTCTCCCTCCTTCCCCTCACTATTTTACTATTCCACCCCCTTCCGAACCTGAGTCCTCTAGAACATAAAAAACAAGGGCAAATGAAGATATCCATCCCGCCCCGAAAAGAACAGCATTTTTGTGGCCTTCCATCACAGTAGCCACCCAAGAACAGTAGTTGTTAACTAAACTTCGTTCACAGCAGGATAGCAGATATCTCCCGTCAGGTTTAGATTTTCTTGAACTGAAATCTACTGCATGATGGTAACATTTTCCGGAGCATCATCCCGTGGTCCATCAAGAGACCGATACATGTACAATATTTCAATATCGTTAACTGCATCCTCGTTGTTGTTAATAACTTCCAAAACCAGACCGGGCAATGCTCGTGCAACTTCTTGGCAAGCTTGGCGAGTTAATTTACAGGACGACATCCAAAGAAACCTCATGTTGTAGTAATGATGCAAACCTGATAGCAAAGCTCCATCACCGAATGGACTGTCCCTGATTTCAAGTTTCTTCAAATTAGGGCACCCTTCAAGCACATACTTAAGGCCCAGGTCGGTGTCTCCGGCAAAGGCAACTGACAGTGTCCTGATCAATTTCCCATACCTCCCAATGTATTCGAAAGCTCGATCAGTCAGCAAACCAGATACAGCAAGGCGGGTGAGCTTTTTGCAGTTCATAACAATAGCACCAAAACCTTCATCCATGGGTTCTTGTGTTACAGCATCGGGGCGATACACCCCAATTATACAAAGGCGAAACACCACAAGATCAGGGCAGTTCTTTGACATAGCAATTACAGCCGCGTTTGTCATAGTCTGgcagaaaaacaaaattgattccAATTTTCTACAACCCTGAGAAATAGCTACTAAACCAACCTCAGAAACAGGACCTTCAGTCTCCTCCCTCGCATCAACTGGAAAAACCCGAAGCTCGCGCAAGTCCTTGCAAGTTGCAGCCACTGCCTGAAGACCATCATCGCATACTGAATCGAGGACCTGCATAACAAAAGCAACAACAGTAATATTCAAAAACACTATTTATTTCTTTCACAACAAAGTCAAAACAGCTCataattacaacaacaaaaaacacaaacacCCACCCACAATATCTGCAGATTATGACAGTGGCATATAACAGACTTCAGCTGTTCTGCATTAACATCAGCATAACTAAAGTTCAGCGACGTTAGGTTCGCGCAAACCGGATAAATAGCAGGAAGGTAATCTGGCCAAATCTCCCTGAATCCAGACAAACAAACCAACGATCTGCAAGCTGCAAAGGCAGATGCATAATCAGGTTCCTGATCCACATTCTCATTAGCACTGAAAGAGCCCGTTCCAAGATGCGTGAGCTGTGGAGCACGGAGCATTAGCCGATGTAACTGAGCCATGGAAACAGATCGGTTCAATCTAAGCTTCTTCAAACAAGGCGATCTAGCCACCAACCCTTCCAATGCCTCAAAATTCACTGGACACTCAACACAATCAAAAGCAAGAGACTCCAAATGAGTTTGACCCTCATTCGGAAAACACGATACCCAATCCACCTCTTCATCATCCTCAACTTCAATCACAGATTCCACAAGTTCCAGCACCCTCAGTAATCTGAATCAACAAACAAAGAAACAATCATTCATTCCAGACAACAATTTCACGAATCAACTAAATCCCCAAAAAATATCACCAAACAAACTTAAACAGTATAACTTCTTTAGTAAGCAATACATCAAATAGTGTTCAAACTTGAACCTGATGAACAAGAAAATAAATACTAACATAACGACTAATATAGTAACATCTtgcaattatttaaaaaagatacCACTATCCTGATTTGAACCACAACATCAAGGTTTTCATATCTCAACAACCCCAACGCAATTGCTATTAAGGCTGCATTTGACCTAATTCTCCACAATATAAAAATCGCGATACATCtccaatatttaaaattaaaaccttATATGAAATTATAAAGTAAACACATTCTTGTTATGGTGATTGTGATTACCTGCACTTAGCAGCAATAGCAGCGAGACCAGGGGTACCAAATCCTTCACAGCAAACAAGGAGAAGTTCACGAAAACCAGCGAACGAATCGGCGATAACGGCGAGATTATCATCAGTAACAGTCATACGTTTAAGGTGAAGCTTTTCAAGCCAAGGGTAAGCTTGAGCAAGTGAACTAACCCAAGGAGTGAAGTGGGCCCCCCAATCAACCGGCATCAGATCGAAATCCGCAAAACGCGGCTTTCCCTTAACGGTTACAGACTTGATGCGGCTGAAACGGTTAGTAGCCCGACGTGGGGAGACTGCATAGCAGTTTCCGATGAAGAGGTCGGATCGTGTGAGTGCTTCCGCACGGTACCATGAGCGACAGACCAATGAGGCAGCGTTTCGGTCTTTGCGAGAGGAAAGGAAGTGGAGGACGTTTTCTAGAACGTTCTCGAGAACTTGGTCTGGGAAAGGAGATGGGTTTTCGGTTTGATTTGAACCGGGAACCGGTTCGGATAAACCAGTTCGGTTTTTGGAGGTTGATGACTCGGCGATCTCGGCTCTTGCTAGATCTGGGATGGATGAAGATCTGTTGTCGTCTTCTGTTGTTTTTTGAGGATGGTTTTCTCTCattgtttcttttttgttgCTGATCTGAGAGAATAGACTGTGGCTTTGGATTAAAAAAGATGGAATCTTTGCTTCTTTGGTTTGTTTATGGATTTTTAAGGGCTACTGAATTCATGGGGTTTGGTTCTTTAGAGGGAAAATGGGAGTGAGAAAGAGAGGGAGTTGAAAATGGAAGGaatttagagagagagagagagaatgggAGATGAGGTGAGTGAGTGAGAGAGTGTGATAAATGAATTAGTTTAATTGGTCACAAAAAGAGGGCCAGGGAGTGACAACAGTAACCTCTGCTGTCTTTGTCTATGAGCTTTAGCTTTGGGATTCTCTATGCTCTCTCTCTTTCATTATACAAATATCCAAATCactctttctctttcttcttaTGCCATTCTTCTCCTTCAttatttgagagagattttttttctttaactaaACGACAATTTTTGCACCTTGAAAATATGAGCTGCTACAATAGTCTTTCAATacattcaaattataaaaatatcttcagatatatattttatttattttaatgttataatatctttagattattagtttaatatttaaatttatttttaattaattaatttaattcataaaattatttaaaaaatatatatttatgagatGTATTTGcaatttcaatataattttttgttataaacaATTACAATACATCTAAGGGATATAACTATATTATCATCAAATcttaatttaactgataaatattaatattgttaagttcaatataatattttgaattaaaattcaaaatcccccagttgtatataaattttgatagtATTTAtcatctattataaaaaaataaatcattttacaCATCTAAACCAAAGTTACTATTTactagttataaaaaaaatactatttactcgattcttttttatttcccTTTGTTACAAGCTTTTGTACTTTTGTTTTTTACTCTTGTCATTTTCATTTGGTAATTTCCTATCTTGTTACGGTTTTCCTTTTTGCACCATTCATGTCAAGTTTATGGAATTGCCCCcttcatttttagttaaaagGTTGGTTTCCTTCAAAAGCCAAAAATTTGACTATCAATGTCACGGTATATCCTTAGTTAATACCTTAACTTGCGAAAGAGTATGCTCTTTGTAATAATTTCTAGTAGGAATATATTATGGTTTTTCTTATTTCATGATTAATATGGTATCATAATTctcatcaataaaatataaaatcataattacaTATGGTTAGAATGCTTTACACCAACTCATATATTTTAGTCTTAATTAACAACttacattatatattatatagatataGACCTTGGATCACttttacaaattacaattgACTGGACCACCACCTCCATAGTTTATCATCAATTTGGGCAGCGTCAGTCAAGTTTTATATTGGTACATAAATctaagtttatatatatagaggGGATATATGGGACATATCTAGTAATAAAATTCATCTTTGAATTGATGAGTTATTATGGacctttaaattaaaatagatagttTAGATTTAAACATCAAATTAAAACACTAACTCgacatttttatctttttgtttcaGTTTGGAAGGGGCGAATCTGGATTTGAGGGGGTTCACTCatgtgaattattttttaatggtGGTTCACTCATGGCACTAATCAACTTCATTCTTTCAAGGATCAACATGTCTCACATAttatcacattttttatttgggtagaaataaaattaaaattacatttctttcttttcttagtATGGCAAATCCATCAATTTTGGGTTAGTATGttcaaaaaaatgtattatgaTTCATGATTTAAGTCATTGATAAGAGAAAAgtggagaaaaataaattgaataatattgaTGATTGAAAGATTGTTACATCGACGGTTACAAAGAATTATTAAGTCAATTAGATAAACAACTAACTAGCTAGTGCAACTAACTAACCAATTTAACTAAGTAACATCAAGCTAGTATGTGTTTAATACACTTCGAGTATGAAAAATCTCAAAAAAGAAATGACATAAAAGACATCGGCTAAAAGGAATTTGCAATGCCGAAAATTCATCGACTaaaagaatttgaaatgtcGACAAATTCATTAGCAAAAGAATATGACTTTTGTGTTTGACTATTCATATTATGAATAGAGGCTATTATGGATTGAATATGAAATGCCAATTAAGCCTACAAAGAATGAAATTATGC
It contains:
- the LOC101489568 gene encoding transport inhibitor response 1-like protein, which translates into the protein MRENHPQKTTEDDNRSSSIPDLARAEIAESSTSKNRTGLSEPVPGSNQTENPSPFPDQVLENVLENVLHFLSSRKDRNAASLVCRSWYRAEALTRSDLFIGNCYAVSPRRATNRFSRIKSVTVKGKPRFADFDLMPVDWGAHFTPWVSSLAQAYPWLEKLHLKRMTVTDDNLAVIADSFAGFRELLLVCCEGFGTPGLAAIAAKCRLLRVLELVESVIEVEDDEEVDWVSCFPNEGQTHLESLAFDCVECPVNFEALEGLVARSPCLKKLRLNRSVSMAQLHRLMLRAPQLTHLGTGSFSANENVDQEPDYASAFAACRSLVCLSGFREIWPDYLPAIYPVCANLTSLNFSYADVNAEQLKSVICHCHNLQILWVLDSVCDDGLQAVAATCKDLRELRVFPVDAREETEGPVSEVGLVAISQGCRKLESILFFCQTMTNAAVIAMSKNCPDLVVFRLCIIGVYRPDAVTQEPMDEGFGAIVMNCKKLTRLAVSGLLTDRAFEYIGRYGKLIRTLSVAFAGDTDLGLKYVLEGCPNLKKLEIRDSPFGDGALLSGLHHYYNMRFLWMSSCKLTRQACQEVARALPGLVLEVINNNEDAVNDIEILYMYRSLDGPRDDAPENVTIMQ